The Ahaetulla prasina isolate Xishuangbanna chromosome 4, ASM2864084v1, whole genome shotgun sequence genome has a window encoding:
- the LOC131197969 gene encoding vomeronasal type-2 receptor 26-like, producing MNCIVNDPVPILHQYYQSGDVIVAGILSQIYIFSNTIHFHEKPSTDLFYDTEVVTQLYQHILSLAFAEKEINENPQILPNLTLGSHIYNSNFIASWTYHASLELFSTQGKLIPNYNCDTENNLVSVIGGPNSEVCIHMAVILSIYKIPQFTYGSASEMNTKTQAISSHQMFPDVHRQYKGILQLLLHFQWTWIGVVYDNDNNGERFIQDVLPIFSQRGICFDYIERFPVITSVTDIDKMVTEGLNMYEVIIKSITNVCIIYGEIETMIFVRLFPMVSKHEDAAIRERGRVYIMTAQMEFTSFSFQKNEDIDLLHGGLSLAVHSKEVPRFTEFLQLTNATNEIGNSFIRAFWEEAFGCFFSGSTVDRQERFPCTGEEKLESLPASLFEMSMTSHSYSVYNAVYAVAYALHNMLSFRSKKKNSVHEATQSLLAQHLWKLNHFVKIISFNNSVGETVFFNENGEMETGFDIINWVTFPNLSFLRVKVGDIQPLSLTEKTFTISEESIIWPKWFNQTQPFSLCNDHCHPGYRKAEKEGKPFCCYDCLPCPGGKISDEKDMDKCFQCPQDHYPNEEQNLCVLKYVTFLSYEETLGITFISFIIIFSITTILMLWLIIENNDTPIVKANNETLTYVLLISLLLSFLCALLFIGQPHQWKCLLRQVTFGIIFSVAVSSVLAKTIIVILAFMATKPGSRIRKWMGKRLGLSMVLSCSFIQTIICTVWISTSPPFVDVDMYSMPKEIVLMCNEGSTVMFYCVLGFMGFLATISFIVAFLARKLPDTFNEAKFITFSMLIFCSIWLSFVPSYLSTKGKYMVAVEIFSILCSSGGLLAFIIFPKCYVILMRPDLNNKEQLRRGRI from the exons AGTGACTCAGCTCTACCAACACATTTTGTCTTTGGCATTTGCTGAAAAGGAGATCAATGAAAATCCCCAGATTTTGCCCAACCTCACTCTGGGCTCCCATATCTATAACAGCAATTTTATTGCAAGCTGGACATATCATGCCTCACTGGAACTCTTCTCAACACAAGGCAAGTTAATCCCTAACTACAACTGTGACACAGAGAACAACCTAGTGTCAGTCATTGGAGGACCTAATTCTGAAGTTTGTATCCACATGGCAGTCATCCTGTCCATTTATAAGATTCCACAA TTCACATATGGCTCTGCTTCTGAGATGAATACGAAAACTCAGGCTATTTCCTCTCACCAGATGTTTCCAGATGTACACAGACAATATAAAGGGATTCTCCAGTTACTGTTGCATTTCCAGTGGACCTGGATCGGAGTGGTATATGACAATGATAACAATGGAGAGAGATTTATCCAGGATGTCCTTCCTATCTTTTCTCAAAGAGGAATCTGTTTTGATTATATTGAAAGATTCCCAGTAATTACATCAGTTACTGACATTGATAAGATGGTGACAGAGGGGTTAAACATGTATGAAGTCATAATCAAAAGTATTACTAATGTATGCATTATCTATGGTGAAATTGAGACCATGATATTTGTCAGACTGTTTCCCATGGTATCAAAACATGAAGATGCAGCcataagggagagaggaagggtttACATTATGACGGCACAGATGGAATTCACATCGTTCTCCTTTCAAAAGAATGAAGACATAGACTTGCTTCATGGCGGCCTGTCCTTAGCAGTTCATTCAAAGGAGGTCCCGAGATTCACTGAATTTCTTCAATTGACAAATGCTACCAATGAAATAGGAAATAGCTTTATTCGGGCTTTCTGGGAAGAGGCGTTTGGATGTTTCTTTTCTGGATCTACAGTAGACAGGCAAGAAAGGTTTCCCTGCACAGGTGAGGAGAAACTGGAGAGTCTTCCAGCATCATTGTTTGAAATGAGCATGACCTCCCATAGCTACAGTGTCTACAATGCAGTCTACGCCGTGGCATATGCTTTGCATAACATGCTTTCATTtcgatcaaaaaagaaaaacagtgtcCATGAAGCTACCCAAAGCCTACTGGCTCAACATCTGTGGAAG CTCAACCATTTTGTGAAAAtcatttcatttaacaacagtgttgGGGAAACAGTTTTCTTCAatgaaaatggagaaatggaaactGGATTTGATATTATCAACTGGGTAACATTCCCAAACCTTTCCTTCCTTAGAGTCAAAGTTGGAGACATACAACCCTTGTCTCTCACAGAAAAAACATTTACTATTTCAGAGGAATCCATAATTTGGCCAAAGTGGTTTAATCAG ACACAGCCTTTTTCTCTCTGCAATGATCATTGTCATCCAGGTTACAGGAAGGCCGAGAAGGAAGGGAAACCATTTTGCTGCTATGACTGCCTTCCTTGTCCAGGAGGGAAGATTTCTGATGAGAAAG aCATGGACAAATGCTTTCAGTGTCCACAAGATCATTATCCCAATGAGGAGCAAAATTTATGCGTTCTAAAATATGTAACATTTTTGTCCTATGAAGAAACTTTGGGTATCACCTTCatcagttttattattattttttctatcaCTACTATTTTGATGCTCTGGCTCATCATTGAAAACAATGACACCCCTATTGTGAAAGCCAACAATGAGACCCTCACCTACGTTCTTCTCATCTCCCTCCTGCTCTCCTTTCTCTGTGCTTTGCTATTTATTGGTCAGCCTCATCAATGGAAGTGCCTTCTTCGGCAAGTTACTTTTGGCATCATCTTCTCCGTGGCAGTTTCTAGCGTTTTGGCAAAGACTATCATTGTAATTCTTGCTTTCATGGCTACCAAGCCAGGGTCCAGAATTAGAAAATGGATGGGGAAGAGACTGGGTCTTTCTATGGTCCTTTCTTGCTCTTTTATTCAGACCATTATTTGTACAGTATGGATATCAACCTCTCCCCCATTCGTAGATGTTGACATGTATTCCATGCCAAAGGAAATTGTCTTAATGTGTAATGAAGGGTCAACTGTCATGTTCTACTGTGTCCTTGGTTTTATGGGTTTCCTGGCAACTATTAGTTTCATAGTGGCTTTCCTGGCCCGGAAGTTACCTGACACctttaatgaagccaaatttATTACCTTTAGCATGTTGATATTTTGCAGCATCTGGCTATCATTTGTTCCATCATACTTGAGCACAAAGGGGAAATATATGGTGGCTGTagagatcttctccattttgtgctCCAGCGGGGGGTTATTGGCTTTTATCATCTTCCCAAAATGTTACGTTATTCTGATGAGGCCTGACTTAAATAACAAGGAACAGCTAAGAAGGGgaagaatttaa